Proteins encoded by one window of Anaerosalibacter sp. Marseille-P3206:
- a CDS encoding MerR family DNA-binding transcriptional regulator has product MIIIKLTIKEASEYLGVAKSTLRRWEDELFK; this is encoded by the coding sequence GTGATTATCATAAAACTTACTATAAAAGAAGCAAGTGAATATTTAGGAGTTGCAAAATCAACTCTAAGAAGATGGGAAGATGAACTATTCAAATAG
- a CDS encoding CPBP family intramembrane glutamic endopeptidase: MCKQKETNVRVNLNRSKALRHIITGIGILIFSSVIGSIAYSLPLPEGIMAFLNCVIYVGITYGLIKLYCEKVIHIKLEDCRITKPKVSPVWALCALLLPVGVSCALMCTTGIFVANSMNVSKITNIILVALFGAGISAGVVEEMVFRGFIMRMVEERWGRFAAVIVPSVIFALLHIINIDMNLRDIILLLIAGTSVGIMFSLIVYQSGSIWSSALVHGMWNFIMIGDILDINIKHNTEAIFSYKMLSKSAILTGGSFGVESSIIAVIGYWIVIMVALLLLHNEGEQ, translated from the coding sequence GATCTAAAGCGCTAAGGCATATAATTACAGGGATAGGCATACTAATTTTTTCAAGTGTCATAGGTAGTATTGCATATAGTTTACCACTACCAGAGGGTATTATGGCATTTTTAAACTGCGTTATTTATGTTGGAATAACTTATGGACTTATTAAGTTATATTGTGAAAAAGTAATTCACATTAAATTAGAAGATTGCCGTATTACTAAACCAAAAGTAAGTCCAGTATGGGCTTTATGTGCATTACTATTGCCAGTTGGTGTGTCTTGTGCTTTAATGTGTACAACAGGAATTTTTGTAGCAAATAGTATGAACGTATCAAAAATTACAAACATTATTCTTGTTGCATTGTTTGGTGCTGGAATTAGTGCTGGAGTTGTTGAAGAGATGGTATTCAGAGGTTTTATTATGAGGATGGTAGAAGAACGTTGGGGAAGGTTTGCTGCTGTTATCGTTCCATCGGTTATTTTTGCACTTTTGCATATTATAAACATAGATATGAACTTGAGAGATATAATATTACTGTTAATAGCAGGGACAAGCGTAGGTATTATGTTTTCCTTGATTGTATATCAAAGTGGTTCAATTTGGTCTAGTGCATTGGTACATGGAATGTGGAATTTTATTATGATTGGTGATATTCTAGATATTAACATTAAACATAATACAGAGGCTATTTTTTCTTATAAGATGTTATCTAAATCAGCTATTTTGACAGGTGGTTCATTTGGAGTTGAGTCATCTATTATTGCTGTAATTGGTTACTGGATAGTTATTATGGTTGCATTGTTATTGTTACATAATGAGGGAGAGCAATAA